In the Gopherus flavomarginatus isolate rGopFla2 chromosome 6, rGopFla2.mat.asm, whole genome shotgun sequence genome, one interval contains:
- the RBM14 gene encoding RNA-binding protein 14 isoform X2, with the protein MATWCRPVVKDYAFVHMEKEADAKVAIENLNGKEVKGRRVNVELSTNVQKKGAGQNAQAGTNTDKSKRASVDFREKYQPKIDGYEQLRPTDSTYPSVSAGYAASSLYDYQQRFGGTNPSSKYNSFDTQTRQASPSYFGRDRSPIRRSPTRIGFATVSLPMTAQPASYRAQPSTSLGATYRAQPSASLGMSYRPQPTTGQAASYRAQPSTSLGNTYRTQSSVSLGASNTQPAASSLNSYSAQAAAYNTQAAASQLASYGVQSTATLASSYGAQPSASHTASYGTQPVAGYSASYGAQPTATHAAAAYAAQPATGHTATYGAQPVATHAAAYGAQPAASHLASYGAQPVDSHSTSYGAQPAATLSASYGAQPVAGHSASYGAQPATALAASYGAQPVAGHSASYGAQPVAGHSASYGAQPTAVLSATYGAQPASTLAASYSNQSAAASYKSQVSAPLTTPYRTQSSNSMSASYTAQQPSSVPLAVTFRAQSVTAYDGPTQLGQQATPYLGLSQSAAVAAAIAPPYERTRLSPPRSAGYDDPFKKSSALAKRYSSDRRLSDLSDYRRLADSPLVYRHSPTKSPLDYRRLPEAHSDYARYSGAYGDYMHTARLHSNYQRRL; encoded by the exons ACTATGCATTTGTTCACATGGAGAAAGAAGCAGATGCAAAAGTTGCCATCGAAAATCTTAACGGAAAGGAAGTGAAAGGAAGAAGAGTCAATGTGGAACTCTCTACTAATGTTCAGAAAAAGGGGGCAGGACAAAATGCCCAGGCAGGCACCAATACTGACAAGAGCAAGAGAGCAAGTGTGGACTTTAGAGAGAAATATCAACCCAAGATCGACGGTTACGAGCAGCTTAGGCCTACAGACTCTACATATCCATCAGTCTCTGCAGGATACGCTGCATCCTCTCTCTATGATTATCAGCAGCGCTTTGGTGGCACCAACCCTTCCAGCAAATACAACTCCTTTGACACTCAGACAAGACAAGCATCCCCCTCATATTTTGGAAGGGACAGAAGCCCAATTCGACGATCACCAACAAGAATTGGCTTTGCCACTGTGTCGCTACCCATGACAGCACAACCAGCATCCTACAGAGCTCAGCCATCAACCTCACTGGGTGCAACCTACAGAGCCCAGCCCTCTGCATCTCTCGGAATGTCTTACAGACCCCAGCCAACAACGGGACAGGCAGCATCTTACAGGGCCCAGCCCTCAACCTCACTTGGAAATACTTACAGAACCCAGTCCTCTGTTTCACTAGGAGCTTCTAATACCCAGCCTGCAGCCTCATCACTGAATTCCTACAGCGCCCAGGCTGCTGCTTACAACACCCAGGCTGCAGCTTCCCAGTTAGCCTCTTATGGGGTCCAGTCCACAGCAACACTAGCATCATCCTATGGAGCTCAGCCTTCAGCCTCGCATACAGCCTCTTATGGTACTCAGCCTGTGGCTGGTTACTCAGCGTCCTATGGAGCTCAGCCAACAGCCACACATGCAGCCGCTGCCTATGCAGCTCAGCCTGCGACTGGTCACACAGCCACTTATGGAGCACAGCCTGTGGCCACGCATGCAGCCGCCTATggagcccagcctgcagccagccacTTGGCTTCTTATGGAGCCCAGCCTGTGGACAGCCACTCCACTTCTTATGGAGCCCAGCCTGCAGCTACACTCTCAGCCTCATATGGTGCTCAGCCTGTGGCTGGCCATTCAGCCTCGTATGGCGCCCAGCCTGCAACTGCTCTCGCAGCCTCGTATGGCGCCCAGCCTGTGGCCGGTCATTCAGCCTCGTATGGCGCCCAGCCTGTGGCCGGCCATTCAGCCTCGTATGGTGCCCAGCCTACAGCTGTGCTCTCAGCAACCTATGGCGCCCAGCCTGCATCCACTCTGGCTGCATCTTATAGCAATCAGTCTGCAGCAGCTTCCTACAAATCACAGGTCTCTGCTCCACTGACTACACCCTATAGAACACAGTCTTCAAACTCAATGTCAGCTTCATATACAGCACAGCAGCCCTCCTCCGTTCCCTTGGCAGTCACTTTCAGAGCTCAGTCTGTGACTGCCTATGATGGGCCAACCCAGCTTGGACAACAAGCAACCCCGTATTTGGGACTGTCTCagtctgctgctgttgctgccgcCATCGCACCACCATATGAACGCACCCGTCTGTCTCCTCCACGGAGTGCTGGCTATGATGATCCTTTCAAAAAATCATCTGCTTTGGCTAAAAG GTACAGTTCTGACCGCCGTTTATCTGACCTCTCAGATTACCGTCGTTTAGCAGACTCGCCACTTGTGTACCGTCATTCGCCGACAAAGTCCCCGCTGGATTATCGCCGTCTTCCAGAAGCGCATTCCGACTATGCCCGTTATTCGGGTGCCTATGGCGATTATATGCATACTGCTCGGCTACATTCTAATTACCAGCGCCGCCTGTAG
- the RBM14 gene encoding RNA-binding protein 14 isoform X3, producing the protein MEEYTDKDYAFVHMEKEADAKVAIENLNGKEVKGRRVNVELSTNVQKKGAGQNAQAGTNTDKSKRASVDFREKYQPKIDGYEQLRPTDSTYPSVSAGYAASSLYDYQQRFGGTNPSSKYNSFDTQTRQASPSYFGRDRSPIRRSPTRIGFATVSLPMTAQPASYRAQPSTSLGATYRAQPSASLGMSYRPQPTTGQAASYRAQPSTSLGNTYRTQSSVSLGASNTQPAASSLNSYSAQAAAYNTQAAASQLASYGVQSTATLASSYGAQPSASHTASYGTQPVAGYSASYGAQPTATHAAAAYAAQPATGHTATYGAQPVATHAAAYGAQPAASHLASYGAQPVDSHSTSYGAQPAATLSASYGAQPVAGHSASYGAQPATALAASYGAQPVAGHSASYGAQPVAGHSASYGAQPTAVLSATYGAQPASTLAASYSNQSAAASYKSQVSAPLTTPYRTQSSNSMSASYTAQQPSSVPLAVTFRAQSVTAYDGPTQLGQQATPYLGLSQSAAVAAAIAPPYERTRLSPPRSAGYDDPFKKSSALAKRYSSDRRLSDLSDYRRLADSPLVYRHSPTKSPLDYRRLPEAHSDYARYSGAYGDYMHTARLHSNYQRRL; encoded by the exons ACTATGCATTTGTTCACATGGAGAAAGAAGCAGATGCAAAAGTTGCCATCGAAAATCTTAACGGAAAGGAAGTGAAAGGAAGAAGAGTCAATGTGGAACTCTCTACTAATGTTCAGAAAAAGGGGGCAGGACAAAATGCCCAGGCAGGCACCAATACTGACAAGAGCAAGAGAGCAAGTGTGGACTTTAGAGAGAAATATCAACCCAAGATCGACGGTTACGAGCAGCTTAGGCCTACAGACTCTACATATCCATCAGTCTCTGCAGGATACGCTGCATCCTCTCTCTATGATTATCAGCAGCGCTTTGGTGGCACCAACCCTTCCAGCAAATACAACTCCTTTGACACTCAGACAAGACAAGCATCCCCCTCATATTTTGGAAGGGACAGAAGCCCAATTCGACGATCACCAACAAGAATTGGCTTTGCCACTGTGTCGCTACCCATGACAGCACAACCAGCATCCTACAGAGCTCAGCCATCAACCTCACTGGGTGCAACCTACAGAGCCCAGCCCTCTGCATCTCTCGGAATGTCTTACAGACCCCAGCCAACAACGGGACAGGCAGCATCTTACAGGGCCCAGCCCTCAACCTCACTTGGAAATACTTACAGAACCCAGTCCTCTGTTTCACTAGGAGCTTCTAATACCCAGCCTGCAGCCTCATCACTGAATTCCTACAGCGCCCAGGCTGCTGCTTACAACACCCAGGCTGCAGCTTCCCAGTTAGCCTCTTATGGGGTCCAGTCCACAGCAACACTAGCATCATCCTATGGAGCTCAGCCTTCAGCCTCGCATACAGCCTCTTATGGTACTCAGCCTGTGGCTGGTTACTCAGCGTCCTATGGAGCTCAGCCAACAGCCACACATGCAGCCGCTGCCTATGCAGCTCAGCCTGCGACTGGTCACACAGCCACTTATGGAGCACAGCCTGTGGCCACGCATGCAGCCGCCTATggagcccagcctgcagccagccacTTGGCTTCTTATGGAGCCCAGCCTGTGGACAGCCACTCCACTTCTTATGGAGCCCAGCCTGCAGCTACACTCTCAGCCTCATATGGTGCTCAGCCTGTGGCTGGCCATTCAGCCTCGTATGGCGCCCAGCCTGCAACTGCTCTCGCAGCCTCGTATGGCGCCCAGCCTGTGGCCGGTCATTCAGCCTCGTATGGCGCCCAGCCTGTGGCCGGCCATTCAGCCTCGTATGGTGCCCAGCCTACAGCTGTGCTCTCAGCAACCTATGGCGCCCAGCCTGCATCCACTCTGGCTGCATCTTATAGCAATCAGTCTGCAGCAGCTTCCTACAAATCACAGGTCTCTGCTCCACTGACTACACCCTATAGAACACAGTCTTCAAACTCAATGTCAGCTTCATATACAGCACAGCAGCCCTCCTCCGTTCCCTTGGCAGTCACTTTCAGAGCTCAGTCTGTGACTGCCTATGATGGGCCAACCCAGCTTGGACAACAAGCAACCCCGTATTTGGGACTGTCTCagtctgctgctgttgctgccgcCATCGCACCACCATATGAACGCACCCGTCTGTCTCCTCCACGGAGTGCTGGCTATGATGATCCTTTCAAAAAATCATCTGCTTTGGCTAAAAG GTACAGTTCTGACCGCCGTTTATCTGACCTCTCAGATTACCGTCGTTTAGCAGACTCGCCACTTGTGTACCGTCATTCGCCGACAAAGTCCCCGCTGGATTATCGCCGTCTTCCAGAAGCGCATTCCGACTATGCCCGTTATTCGGGTGCCTATGGCGATTATATGCATACTGCTCGGCTACATTCTAATTACCAGCGCCGCCTGTAG
- the RBM14 gene encoding RNA-binding protein 14 isoform X4, which translates to MEKEADAKVAIENLNGKEVKGRRVNVELSTNVQKKGAGQNAQAGTNTDKSKRASVDFREKYQPKIDGYEQLRPTDSTYPSVSAGYAASSLYDYQQRFGGTNPSSKYNSFDTQTRQASPSYFGRDRSPIRRSPTRIGFATVSLPMTAQPASYRAQPSTSLGATYRAQPSASLGMSYRPQPTTGQAASYRAQPSTSLGNTYRTQSSVSLGASNTQPAASSLNSYSAQAAAYNTQAAASQLASYGVQSTATLASSYGAQPSASHTASYGTQPVAGYSASYGAQPTATHAAAAYAAQPATGHTATYGAQPVATHAAAYGAQPAASHLASYGAQPVDSHSTSYGAQPAATLSASYGAQPVAGHSASYGAQPATALAASYGAQPVAGHSASYGAQPVAGHSASYGAQPTAVLSATYGAQPASTLAASYSNQSAAASYKSQVSAPLTTPYRTQSSNSMSASYTAQQPSSVPLAVTFRAQSVTAYDGPTQLGQQATPYLGLSQSAAVAAAIAPPYERTRLSPPRSAGYDDPFKKSSALAKRYSSDRRLSDLSDYRRLADSPLVYRHSPTKSPLDYRRLPEAHSDYARYSGAYGDYMHTARLHSNYQRRL; encoded by the exons ATGGAGAAAGAAGCAGATGCAAAAGTTGCCATCGAAAATCTTAACGGAAAGGAAGTGAAAGGAAGAAGAGTCAATGTGGAACTCTCTACTAATGTTCAGAAAAAGGGGGCAGGACAAAATGCCCAGGCAGGCACCAATACTGACAAGAGCAAGAGAGCAAGTGTGGACTTTAGAGAGAAATATCAACCCAAGATCGACGGTTACGAGCAGCTTAGGCCTACAGACTCTACATATCCATCAGTCTCTGCAGGATACGCTGCATCCTCTCTCTATGATTATCAGCAGCGCTTTGGTGGCACCAACCCTTCCAGCAAATACAACTCCTTTGACACTCAGACAAGACAAGCATCCCCCTCATATTTTGGAAGGGACAGAAGCCCAATTCGACGATCACCAACAAGAATTGGCTTTGCCACTGTGTCGCTACCCATGACAGCACAACCAGCATCCTACAGAGCTCAGCCATCAACCTCACTGGGTGCAACCTACAGAGCCCAGCCCTCTGCATCTCTCGGAATGTCTTACAGACCCCAGCCAACAACGGGACAGGCAGCATCTTACAGGGCCCAGCCCTCAACCTCACTTGGAAATACTTACAGAACCCAGTCCTCTGTTTCACTAGGAGCTTCTAATACCCAGCCTGCAGCCTCATCACTGAATTCCTACAGCGCCCAGGCTGCTGCTTACAACACCCAGGCTGCAGCTTCCCAGTTAGCCTCTTATGGGGTCCAGTCCACAGCAACACTAGCATCATCCTATGGAGCTCAGCCTTCAGCCTCGCATACAGCCTCTTATGGTACTCAGCCTGTGGCTGGTTACTCAGCGTCCTATGGAGCTCAGCCAACAGCCACACATGCAGCCGCTGCCTATGCAGCTCAGCCTGCGACTGGTCACACAGCCACTTATGGAGCACAGCCTGTGGCCACGCATGCAGCCGCCTATggagcccagcctgcagccagccacTTGGCTTCTTATGGAGCCCAGCCTGTGGACAGCCACTCCACTTCTTATGGAGCCCAGCCTGCAGCTACACTCTCAGCCTCATATGGTGCTCAGCCTGTGGCTGGCCATTCAGCCTCGTATGGCGCCCAGCCTGCAACTGCTCTCGCAGCCTCGTATGGCGCCCAGCCTGTGGCCGGTCATTCAGCCTCGTATGGCGCCCAGCCTGTGGCCGGCCATTCAGCCTCGTATGGTGCCCAGCCTACAGCTGTGCTCTCAGCAACCTATGGCGCCCAGCCTGCATCCACTCTGGCTGCATCTTATAGCAATCAGTCTGCAGCAGCTTCCTACAAATCACAGGTCTCTGCTCCACTGACTACACCCTATAGAACACAGTCTTCAAACTCAATGTCAGCTTCATATACAGCACAGCAGCCCTCCTCCGTTCCCTTGGCAGTCACTTTCAGAGCTCAGTCTGTGACTGCCTATGATGGGCCAACCCAGCTTGGACAACAAGCAACCCCGTATTTGGGACTGTCTCagtctgctgctgttgctgccgcCATCGCACCACCATATGAACGCACCCGTCTGTCTCCTCCACGGAGTGCTGGCTATGATGATCCTTTCAAAAAATCATCTGCTTTGGCTAAAAG GTACAGTTCTGACCGCCGTTTATCTGACCTCTCAGATTACCGTCGTTTAGCAGACTCGCCACTTGTGTACCGTCATTCGCCGACAAAGTCCCCGCTGGATTATCGCCGTCTTCCAGAAGCGCATTCCGACTATGCCCGTTATTCGGGTGCCTATGGCGATTATATGCATACTGCTCGGCTACATTCTAATTACCAGCGCCGCCTGTAG